The Eremothecium gossypii ATCC 10895 chromosome VII, complete sequence nucleotide sequence GGCGGTAGCTCGCGCTCCATAGAGAGCCACTGAAGCAAAGACATGTTAAATCGGTGCCTCGTCTCCTCGTGAAAAACATTGGGCAGTTCTTCAACCAGAGCTACAGCAAGATTGGGCCCTATTCTGTACTTCGCCTGCTGGAGAAACTCGTCGAATTGCTCCAGTGGCGGCGCGTCAGTGTCATTGCTGTACTCTACGTAGGTATTCGCCCTGGCAGGGAGATGCATGTCCTCGCGAGCCGCAGATCGATACTGCAGAACCAGCTCTGCGGAGAGCAGTTTCACAACTGTGCTCTTGGAACATCCAGCTGGCCCGGTCAGAAGTAGTATGCGTGTCTGCGATGTACCGGACAACATCGCCTCGAGGGCCTTGCGCACCCCCTCCAGCTTATTCCGATGTATGGCTACCTCATCCAGGCGCCTGGGCCGATACTTATCATACCAATTTCCAAGTTCGGTATCATCCGCGCCTTGATTTCTTGAACTACCATTAATGCTTGCTATCTTGCGGTTCTTCACAGAGATCTTACTATCCAGCTGCGACCCCAAAATTCGTACTCCCTTTTGTCGAATCCTTTTATTCATGAAGGCGGTCACCAGTTAGAGCAGTTATGGGAACGACTCCCAGCAACCTTTAGCTAGTGGTTAACGACTAGCTTAGTCGTTGAGGAGAGATGCCAGTGTAGTCAGTCGTTAACATCTGGAGGTAGCGAGCAGCTATTCTATCGTATGTAGTGATATCGAAAAATTTACTACTCTTCGGTAACCTTAATCAAGACCTCATCGACCTGGTGAAGTGTGCTTGCAGGCTCAGTTAACACTTATGACAGAGCGTGAATTAGCTGGCCATAAAGGAAGCATGTCTGAAAATGCATATGATGAAAGAAAGAGAAAGATACGCGAAGTTTATCGCTACGATGAGATGTCCAGTAAGGTCCTTCGTGCGGACAGACGACTGCAAGAGAATACTAGTGACCCAATGAAAGACGCGGCTCTCTCGCAGCCGCGGTCGATGGCCGGTAAAATATCAGTGAAAGAGATGGGCCAGCGGAGCGCTGGCACAGTGCCCGAGGAGGAAAGGGAACGAGCTGTACGAGAGATTGCGAGGAAAGAGGTCGGCAAACGTGCCGCTGTCGCACCAAGGGACCGCGGTCGTGCAAGTGTGCTATCGCATGATATTGAGTCGTTGAAATACTATCCAAGCACTGAGCAGTCCCGTGCAGCGTACGAAGATATCTTGGGATGGGTGTCCGCCCTGCTGGGGGACGATCTGCCGCGCGCAGTAATCTTGAGCGCGACAGATTTGGTGATACAGCTATTAAAGGAAGACGAGGCGACGTCGGATCATGATATGAAGGCGAAGAAGGAGCTGCTAGAACGCGACCTGGCGACTTCAATAGCGCCTAGTGAGTTCCACGAATTGGTGAATATGTCGAAGCGCATACAGGACTATACGGAGGGCCAGATGATGCAGCGGGATGAATCACTGCCAGTAGGGGAAGATAGCGAACCGGAAGAAGACGAACCCGAAAACCCACTGCTTGCTCAAATAGAAGTGGAAGAAGAGGAAGCTGATGTTGGTGACTTAGATGATCTTGGGAGGGAAAATCAGACCGATCAGCCCGGCGATAGCACAGGTGATATATTAGAATTCCAAGGCACAAAGGCCACAAAGCATAGCGATCTGGATCTATCCATGGTAGACGAGCATTATGTTGATCGCAAGCTTGCAGAAGTGACGGGCACACCTATGGAAAACGTACGAGCAATAACTGCAGATGTCTTGAAAAGTTTGGAAGCAGAGGTCGAAGAAAATGAATTAAAAGCGGCACTTGGGCGAGCTATAGGCCCTCAATATGAAGATCTAATAGCTCATATCCTCAATAATCGGCACGTGCTGCGTTGGGGAAGCAGGCTTGCGCGGGCTGGAAAAACCGAGGTGGATACGATTCTAGCGCAGATGTCCTCTAGTGGCCAATCAACGTTAGCCGAGGAGTATCGCAGGGCTTTACACACTGGGAAACGTCGGAGCAGCGTTGTCGAAGCTGTGGATTCGCCGCATAAGAGCGAAAAGAAACCAAAGTTTTCTCTCTCAGAAGATGATAATCTTCTGGATCTGAGTGCTCTGACATTTGAACAGGGTTCGGCGCTTTTGACAAGCACAAAAGTTTTGTTACCGGACAACTCATTTAAGAGGATAAAGTCTACTCATGAAGAGATACATATTCCTGCTCCTCCAAAACCAGTAGATAATTTCCCACTGGTTTCTATCAGTTCCTTAGTTGATTGGGCACAGAAGTCATTTCCAACAGCGGAAACGAAAACTTTGAATCGCATACAGTCAGAAGTCTACCCTATCGCATTTGGCACAGATAAAAATATGCTTCTCTGCGCCCCAACTGGTGCCGGTAAGACAAATGTTGCGGTACTTGCCATCCTTCGTTTGTTATCAAAATATTACAAGGCAGAGACTAAGTCATTCAACACATCTAAGTTCAAGGTCGTTTATATTGCGCCATTGAAAGCGCTGGTCCAGGAGCAAGTTCGGGAATTTCAAAGGAGGTTGCAACAGTATGGCTTGAAAGTAGCCGAACTTACAGGCGATTCTAACTTAACTAGACAGCAAATTATGGAAGCTCAGATTTTGGTCTCTACACCCGAAAAGTGGGATGTTATAACAAGAAATGGGTTGAACAGGCACTATACAAAACTGGTTCAACTGCTGATTATCGATGAAGTACATTTACTGCATGACGAAAGAGGGCCGGTGATAGAAAGTATCGTTGCACGTTTGGAAACACAAGGCTCAACCGAGACCAGGGTTGTAGCCCTTTCTGCTACCCTACCTAACTATACAGATATTGCTGAATTCCTGCGAGTTCCATCTGACGGTTTGTTCTACTTTGATGCGTCTTTCAGGCCATGCCCACTTGCTCAGCAGTTCTGCGGTATAACTGAAACAAATTCTGTTAAGAGAGTGAATGCAATGAACCAGGTATGTTATGAAAAGGTCTTGGAATCTGTTGCTGAAAACCATCAGGTAATAGTATTTGTTCATTCCCGGAAAGATACCGCTAGAACTGCCATATGGTTAAGGGATAAACTACTTGAAGAGGACAAGATAAGCAGTTTCGCTCCACAGGATGCGGGCTCTGCGGAAATCTTGAAGAGAGAAACTGAGAATATAACGGACAAAAGCTTTGGTGATGTTGTACAACATGGTTTCGGTATACATCACGCTGGTCTATCAAGAGATGACAGATCTTTGGCCGAAGATCTTTTTGCTGACGGTTTGATAAAAGTATTAGTATCCACTTCCACCCTTGCCTGGGGTGTTAATTTACCTGCCCATACTGTTATCATTAAAGGAACAGAGATGTATTCTCCTCAGAAGGGTTCATGGGTTTCTCTTTCCTCTCAGGAAGTTTTGCAGATGCTTGGCAGAGCAGGTAGGCCACGTTATGATACGTTCGGTGAGGGCATTATAATAACAAACCAATCGAATATTCATTACTTCTTGGCAATTTTGAATCAACAGCTACCAATAGAGTCCCAATTTATTAGCAAATTGCCGGATAATGCCAATGCCGAAATTGTACTTGGCACAGTCAAAAATAGGATCGACATTGTTGACTGGCTTGGTAACACGTACCTTTACGTGCGAATGCTCAAAGATCCTAAGCTTTACAAGGTAGCAGATGAAATTGAAACCGATGCTGCACTTTTATCTTATAGGGAGAGGTTGGCACATGCTGCTCTTCGCTTGCTACATGAAAACAACCTAATTGTGTACAACCCGGTCACTGGTGATGTACAATCGACAGATTTGGGTAGGATTGCGTCCCAATATTATATTAGCTACACTACAATTGCGACTTACAATGGTGAGCTAAATATGCATCTTGACCAAATGGATATATTACGCCTTTTCGCAAAATCAGATGAATTTAAATATGTCTCCGCCAGACAGGAAGAGAGGAATGAACTCGCAAATCTACTCGAGCGAGCTCCAATTCCTATTCAAGAGGATAGCTCTAGCCCTTTAGCGAAGGTAAATGTTCTATTACAGTCCTATATTTCCCGCCTAAAATTAGATGGATTTGCTCTCAACGCGGACATGATATATATCACGCAGAATGCTGGTAGAATATTCAGGGCTTTGTTTGAAATATCCCTTCGCAAGGGTTGGTCACGATTGTTGAAAGTTATACTAAATCTATGCAAATCCATTGAAAAGAGAATGTGGCTCATAAATACTCCATTCAGACAATTCCCTAGTTGTCCAATTGACGTCATACGCAGAACCGAAGCTTCATCGTTACCATGGATTGAGTACTTAGCGTTGGATTCTCCAGCGGAAGTTGCGCAAGCTATCCGGTCGGAGAAGTATGGTAAAGCCGCATATGATTTGCTGAAAAAGTTCCCCAAGTTAAAAATTGAGTGTTCCGTTCAACCAATAACTCCTAGTCTGCTAAAGTTTAGTCTTGAGGTAAATGCTGACTGGGATTGGGATTCCAGGCTTCATGGCTACGCAGAAACCTTCATACTTTTGGTTGAGGATACTGATGGAGAAAGTATTCTTCATACCGATAAATTGACCATCTATAAAGATAATTCTGGAGAACCTCATTTAATGGATTTTTCTGTTCAGTTGGATCATTCTAAACAGATTAACCTTCCTCCAAATTACTTTATTTCCTTAATCTCCGATAAATGGTTACATTGCGACAATAAGGTGCCCGTGGTGCTTACAGATATACATCTACCGAGAAAATTTCCGCCACACACTCGTATAGAAGAAAGAAATTTGATTGAAACTTCTGAGCTAGATCCGACGTTCAGTGGACTCTTCCCATTTAAGGTTTTCAACAAATTCCAAACTCATGTGTTTAATGCCTTGTACCATACCGATGAAAATGTATTTATTGGAGCTTGTAAGGGCTCGGGTAAAACTGCAATGGCAGAATTAGCTTTATTGAGTCACTGGAGAGATGGTAAGGGACGTGCCGTCTATATATGTCCATCTCAGGAGAAAATTGATTTTCTGGTGAAGGATTGGCGAAACAGATTTTTAAATGTGGCAGGTGGAAAGGTTATTAATAAACTCACATTGGAATTAACTAACAATCTTCGAACGCTAGCCCAGTCGCATTTAATCTTAGCGACTCCAGAGCAGTTTGacctgctttctcgtcgCTGGAAAAGAAGAAAAAACATTCAGACATTAGAGCTGTTGATTCTAGATGATCTTCATATGATCAGTAGTGACTTGCCTGGCGCAAGGTATGAAAATATAATATCCAGAATGCTGTTCATTCGGGGTCAACTTGAAACGGCCTTGCGTATAGTCGGTTTATCTACCTCCCTCGCTAATGGTCGCGACGTTGGAGAGTGGCTCGGAGCTAAAAAAGCTACAATTTTTAATTTCTCCTTTCACGAAAGGGTTATGCCCTTACAGATCCACTTACAATCGTTTCATAAGATGCATGAAGAGTCTTTAATTGAGACTATGGCCAAATCGGCCTTCCTGACGGTACAAAACTCTGTGATAGCTGGCTCAAGTGTTATGCTTTTTGTTCCAAGTAGGAAAAATTGTGTTCATATTTCTGTCCTACTTGCAACTGCCGCTGCGGGAACGGAATATTCCTTGCGTCCTCAAAAGTTAGGTTTGGAGACCCATTTACCTAAGGTAGAAGATGGAAACTTGCGTGAGTCGCTAAAGCATGGTATCGGTTTCTTTTATCACGGAATGTCTTCTTCTGATAAGGCTATTGTGGAACAAGCTTGGAAACAAAAGTTGATTTTATGTATTGCTATTACTAGAGATCTCTGCGTAATGGCACCGTTTGCGGAAACAGTGATTATTATGGGTACACAATATTATGAGCCCCGAGAGCATCGTTACGTTAATTATCCTGTGGCGGACGTTTTAGAAATTGTCGGTACCGCTCAAGGGAATGCTGACTATCCAGGGAAGGTAATACTAATGACGACACACGACATGAAAGCATATTATAAAAATTTTTTAAACGAGTCCTTACCTACCGAGAGCTATATGCTCTACTACCTGCATGACGGGCTCATTAACGACATTGCTACATCAGTAATTGAGAGTAAACAAGATTGCGTCGATTGGATCACCTTTACCTACTTCTATAGAAGAATACATGCGAATCCAAGCTTCTATGGGGTAAAGGATACCTCACCATTGGGAATATCCGCCTATTTGACTGGCCTAGTTCAAGATACGCTTGATGACCTAGTTGATTCATCTATTATTGAAATAACTAATCCAAAGGAGGACGAGAACGAGGACGAGCAAATTTTGCCTCTGAATGGTTGTATGATAAGTTCCCATCACAATGTTAGTTTTCAAACAATGCACATGTTCATGCAATCCCTCTCCAGAAGCACGAAGTTGAAGTCTATCATAGAAATATTGGCATCTGCCTCAGAATATGAGGACATTCCTATGAGGCAAGAAGATTATGATATTTTGCGGAAGATACATGCAAATCTACCGTATCAGTTTTCCGCTGGTGTACAAAATGAGTTACCTTCATTTAAGGTATTTGTTCTATTGCAGACCCATTTTTCTCGCATCAAGTTAAACAAGGAATTGACCGCAGACATGAATAATATACTAGCCATCGCAGTTCCTTTGGTCAATGGTATTACAGACATACTTTCTGGAGATGGTCGGCTGAGTGCTACTACAGCCATGGATTTGTTACAGATGTTGATCCAAGGCTGTTGGGACACAGATAGTCCGTTGGTACAGGTGCCTTCTTTTAATAAACAGATTCTCAAGAAGTGTGCAGAATACAAAGTTGAGACAGTATATGATATTATGGCATTGGAAGATGACGAAAGGGATAATATTTTATCCCTTCCAATGGAGGAATTGAATAAAGTCGCTTTGTTTGTTAACAGTTACCCAAACATAGAATTACATTACGAAATGGATTCTTCTGTCCCGGTACTTGCAAACGAACCCCAACAGATTAGGGTTACTGTCACCAGGGATGAAGAACCTGAATCGCTGGCTGTAGTTTCGGAGCGTTTCCCTCATGAAAAACTGGAAAATTGGTGGATATTTGTGGGTGAGACAGCAACTCGGCAACTATACTCTATCCGCAAGGTCGCACTTTCCAAGGAATCACAGACTTACACTTTGGACGTAGCAATCCCTAATTCAGGAAAACATGTGATTACTGTCTGGTGTATCTGTGATTCCTATGTGGACGCTGACAAGGAGGTTTCTTTCGAAGTATATGTCCAGCCTTAGTCTTTTTAGTAGGGTTTTATCTTTTGAATTGTTTATAGATCAATAAACACTATGTTGTTCTATTTAAAAATAAAGGTCCTATTCCACCCTTATGCATCTGGTAGTTCTATATCCTCGTCAACCTCCTCTTCTATGACGCCCATAGTCCCTTTTCTTCTTTTTTGTTCCTGCTGGTAAGCGAGCAGTTGCTTGATATTCCAAACAGAAACACCTTCGTGGTCCTTCGGATCAGTTGCTTGTGCCATCGTCCTTA carries:
- the BRR2 gene encoding ATP-dependent RNA helicase BRR2 (Syntenic homolog of Saccharomyces cerevisiae YER172C (BRR2)); its protein translation is MTERELAGHKGSMSENAYDERKRKIREVYRYDEMSSKVLRADRRLQENTSDPMKDAALSQPRSMAGKISVKEMGQRSAGTVPEEERERAVREIARKEVGKRAAVAPRDRGRASVLSHDIESLKYYPSTEQSRAAYEDILGWVSALLGDDLPRAVILSATDLVIQLLKEDEATSDHDMKAKKELLERDLATSIAPSEFHELVNMSKRIQDYTEGQMMQRDESLPVGEDSEPEEDEPENPLLAQIEVEEEEADVGDLDDLGRENQTDQPGDSTGDILEFQGTKATKHSDLDLSMVDEHYVDRKLAEVTGTPMENVRAITADVLKSLEAEVEENELKAALGRAIGPQYEDLIAHILNNRHVLRWGSRLARAGKTEVDTILAQMSSSGQSTLAEEYRRALHTGKRRSSVVEAVDSPHKSEKKPKFSLSEDDNLLDLSALTFEQGSALLTSTKVLLPDNSFKRIKSTHEEIHIPAPPKPVDNFPLVSISSLVDWAQKSFPTAETKTLNRIQSEVYPIAFGTDKNMLLCAPTGAGKTNVAVLAILRLLSKYYKAETKSFNTSKFKVVYIAPLKALVQEQVREFQRRLQQYGLKVAELTGDSNLTRQQIMEAQILVSTPEKWDVITRNGLNRHYTKLVQLLIIDEVHLLHDERGPVIESIVARLETQGSTETRVVALSATLPNYTDIAEFLRVPSDGLFYFDASFRPCPLAQQFCGITETNSVKRVNAMNQVCYEKVLESVAENHQVIVFVHSRKDTARTAIWLRDKLLEEDKISSFAPQDAGSAEILKRETENITDKSFGDVVQHGFGIHHAGLSRDDRSLAEDLFADGLIKVLVSTSTLAWGVNLPAHTVIIKGTEMYSPQKGSWVSLSSQEVLQMLGRAGRPRYDTFGEGIIITNQSNIHYFLAILNQQLPIESQFISKLPDNANAEIVLGTVKNRIDIVDWLGNTYLYVRMLKDPKLYKVADEIETDAALLSYRERLAHAALRLLHENNLIVYNPVTGDVQSTDLGRIASQYYISYTTIATYNGELNMHLDQMDILRLFAKSDEFKYVSARQEERNELANLLERAPIPIQEDSSSPLAKVNVLLQSYISRLKLDGFALNADMIYITQNAGRIFRALFEISLRKGWSRLLKVILNLCKSIEKRMWLINTPFRQFPSCPIDVIRRTEASSLPWIEYLALDSPAEVAQAIRSEKYGKAAYDLLKKFPKLKIECSVQPITPSLLKFSLEVNADWDWDSRLHGYAETFILLVEDTDGESILHTDKLTIYKDNSGEPHLMDFSVQLDHSKQINLPPNYFISLISDKWLHCDNKVPVVLTDIHLPRKFPPHTRIEERNLIETSELDPTFSGLFPFKVFNKFQTHVFNALYHTDENVFIGACKGSGKTAMAELALLSHWRDGKGRAVYICPSQEKIDFLVKDWRNRFLNVAGGKVINKLTLELTNNLRTLAQSHLILATPEQFDLLSRRWKRRKNIQTLELLILDDLHMISSDLPGARYENIISRMLFIRGQLETALRIVGLSTSLANGRDVGEWLGAKKATIFNFSFHERVMPLQIHLQSFHKMHEESLIETMAKSAFLTVQNSVIAGSSVMLFVPSRKNCVHISVLLATAAAGTEYSLRPQKLGLETHLPKVEDGNLRESLKHGIGFFYHGMSSSDKAIVEQAWKQKLILCIAITRDLCVMAPFAETVIIMGTQYYEPREHRYVNYPVADVLEIVGTAQGNADYPGKVILMTTHDMKAYYKNFLNESLPTESYMLYYLHDGLINDIATSVIESKQDCVDWITFTYFYRRIHANPSFYGVKDTSPLGISAYLTGLVQDTLDDLVDSSIIEITNPKEDENEDEQILPLNGCMISSHHNVSFQTMHMFMQSLSRSTKLKSIIEILASASEYEDIPMRQEDYDILRKIHANLPYQFSAGVQNELPSFKVFVLLQTHFSRIKLNKELTADMNNILAIAVPLVNGITDILSGDGRLSATTAMDLLQMLIQGCWDTDSPLVQVPSFNKQILKKCAEYKVETVYDIMALEDDERDNILSLPMEELNKVALFVNSYPNIELHYEMDSSVPVLANEPQQIRVTVTRDEEPESLAVVSERFPHEKLENWWIFVGETATRQLYSIRKVALSKESQTYTLDVAIPNSGKHVITVWCICDSYVDADKEVSFEVYVQP